ATGCCTCGGGTGCGTCGATATCGGACTTGTCGCCCGCGTCTGAATTGTCGAGGTACCACTGATCGCCAAAGCGAGTGGTGTCAACGCCGGGCACAGCCCTAACCGTGCCCGTTGGTTCAAATCGAAGAAGGCCGTTGGGCGTGACGTTCTCGAAAGCCGCCAACTGAGCAAGGTCAGCCGCCACGTCTTGGGGGTCAATGGCTGCCGTGTAGAACAGAAGGAATGCTCGGTCTGCGCTGCTTGATGATGATTCGTAGCTAGGAACGAGTTTGACCAACAGATAGCCACCGTAGTACGCGAACGTGCTGTCGACGGTGGAAAGGCCGACGCGCGCGGGCCCCGAGCCCACCTCATTCTCGATCGGCATACACGACGGTGAAAACGTGACAATAACCGCGCCCGGTGCGTAGTCAACCCCCACGGTATAGGCGGAGGCTCCGGTTCCCAGCAGCGCACCGCTGCAGAGAGTCGCAAAGTAAACAAGAGGTGTGCGCATTTGTGCACCCCCTGTCGTCATGTTATAGTTATGTATGGTGGAACTCAGGATCCCTGCGTAGGAAGGGGCGAGGGCCATTGCGGCCTGGTCTGACGTCCCGAAGCGGTTCACCGAGGATGCCCGCAGGGATCAGAAGGTTACCATGGATTGGTGTGGCCGGCAATGCGCAGTTGGGTTTGGCTTGTACCGCACGCTGTGCGCAGTGGCCATTCTTTTGCCAGGTGCCAGTCAGGCGCAACTGCCGACAGATATTTATCTTGGGGCGACGAGCCCGGATGTACGGATTGTCGGGGCGTCCTCGTTGGATCAAACTGGCTACGGATTCGCCCTGGGGGACTTCAACGGTGACACGCACTCTGATTTCGCCGTGCTTTCTCGCGGCGAGGACACCGCCAACGGCTATGCATTTGTGTCCGTTCTTTGGGGACCGCCACCTCTTCCTTCCAGCAACGATCTCGCGAATTGCCTTGGCGTGTCGCTTGTCCGCGCGAGCCCGGGGCAAGTTGGCTGGCTCGCCCAAATCGCCTCGGGAGATTTTGATGGTGATGGTCTGGACGACATCGCCCTCGGCATTCCGTGCCAATTCCCGTACGCGGACTGTGACGGAATAGTGTATGTGATCTTCGGGCGGACGGTGTTCCCGGACTCCCTTGAGTTGAACTCACAAGCAGTTGGGGTAACCAAACTCCTTGGAATGCCCGGTGCGGATGGCGCGCTAGGCTCGATGCTGGCGGTCTGGGATCTCGATCGAGACGGTATCGACGAGTTGATCATCGCTGCACCATTGAGCGTTTCGGGGAGCCAGATCTACGTTCTGTGGGGGAGATCTTCGTTCCCGCCGCAGATCGCAATGGCGGATCCCTCGTCATTGTTCACGAGGATAATCGATTCACGGCCCTATCAGTCGTCTGGAAAAGGGCTCGCATGCGGCGATGTCAATGGTGATCTTTGGCCCGATCTGCTGATCGGGTCCCCCGGAGAAGGCCAGGACAATGGTGAGGCCACGTTGTTGCTTGGGACTGACACGTATCCCGATACCATTCTCATTGCGACGCAGCCTCCCGCTTCAAAACGATTTCTTGGTGCTGGTCCGTACGATCAGACAGGGTACCGTGTGGCCATTACCGACATGAACGGAGATGGTTGTGGCGACATGGTGCTGTCCTCGTACGCGGGAGGACCAAATGGGTGCGAGGCCTGCGGTGAAGTCGACGTCGTACTTGGGGGGACGTCTCTACCGGCTTCGGCGGTATTGGGTTCGCCAGGGCTCAGAATGCTGCGTCTCATTGGGGCTGGGACAGGCACCAGCTTGGGTGTGGAACTGACGTGCGGTGATGTTAATGGCGATGGCTTCGGCGACGTTATGCTCATGAGCAAGCAGGACCTCTATGACGTGTCAGACAGCGGCCATGTAACTGTGGTCTACGGATCGTTCGTGCTTCCCGATTCGATTCACGTCGTTTCGGAACCGAGTGTGACTCGAATTCACGCCGAAAGCCGGGATAACAATCTTGGTCGTGGCCTTGCCGCCTTCGATATGACTGACGATGGAATCGATGATCTGCTTATCGGCGCCCCGGACTCAAGCCCACTCGCACGGTACAGGGCAGGAACCGTGTATATCATATTCGGCCCTGAGTGGAGCACTGGTGTAGGCCCATTGGACGGACTGTCTTCGAAGCAGAACCATCCGAACCCGTTCCGCATGACAACGGGCATTCCTGTCGTTCTTGCCACGGATAGCGACCTGTACATCGCGATATACGACGTGCGTGGCCGCGTCATTCGGCAACTTGCTAGCGAGCACGTGGCGAGCGGTGAGCATGTGTTCGAATGGGATGGTCGAGACGCACAGGGACGCCGCGTCGCGGCCGGGGTCTACTTCTGTCGAACCACCACGGACACGCGTTCCTCAGTCATCAAGATGACCGTGCTGCGTTAGCTGCTCCCTGATGGTATTCCACTGCCGGCGCCAAGAAGCACGGCGAGAAGGCGATGGCGGCGTGGATCAACGCGCTCGCCGACAACCCCGATCTCAACGCCGCCTCCCAGAAGGCGTTCGGCGAAAGCTACGACGCACTGCTCAATGAAGCGATGGCCTGGGCCGCTATCGAAGCGTCTCACTGATTGCGTCGTCCAGTTGTTCCAGACGCTGCTCCAGCGTGCCGGTGATGCCGGCGGAGATGCGCAAGAGCCCCGGTGAGATGCCCGCACGCTCCAGGTCC
This DNA window, taken from Candidatus Krumholzibacteriia bacterium, encodes the following:
- a CDS encoding T9SS type A sorting domain-containing protein, producing MYRTLCAVAILLPGASQAQLPTDIYLGATSPDVRIVGASSLDQTGYGFALGDFNGDTHSDFAVLSRGEDTANGYAFVSVLWGPPPLPSSNDLANCLGVSLVRASPGQVGWLAQIASGDFDGDGLDDIALGIPCQFPYADCDGIVYVIFGRTVFPDSLELNSQAVGVTKLLGMPGADGALGSMLAVWDLDRDGIDELIIAAPLSVSGSQIYVLWGRSSFPPQIAMADPSSLFTRIIDSRPYQSSGKGLACGDVNGDLWPDLLIGSPGEGQDNGEATLLLGTDTYPDTILIATQPPASKRFLGAGPYDQTGYRVAITDMNGDGCGDMVLSSYAGGPNGCEACGEVDVVLGGTSLPASAVLGSPGLRMLRLIGAGTGTSLGVELTCGDVNGDGFGDVMLMSKQDLYDVSDSGHVTVVYGSFVLPDSIHVVSEPSVTRIHAESRDNNLGRGLAAFDMTDDGIDDLLIGAPDSSPLARYRAGTVYIIFGPEWSTGVGPLDGLSSKQNHPNPFRMTTGIPVVLATDSDLYIAIYDVRGRVIRQLASEHVASGEHVFEWDGRDAQGRRVAAGVYFCRTTTDTRSSVIKMTVLR